From the genome of Pelodiscus sinensis isolate JC-2024 chromosome 12, ASM4963464v1, whole genome shotgun sequence, one region includes:
- the UQCRFS1 gene encoding cytochrome b-c1 complex subunit Rieske, mitochondrial: MLSVAARAGPLAPYLSAAAHAVPGPLKPLVPEVVLRPGKLPLDAKRLVLSRESLSGRAPRGGLVATASINAPASVRYLHNDVSVPDFSDYRRQEVLDKTKSSQDSSDARKGFSYLLTASTCIATAYAAKNIVTQFVSSMSASADVLALSKIEIKLSDIPEGKSVAFKWRGKPLFVRHRTQQEINQEAEVPLTELRDPQHDLDRVKKPEWIILIGVCTHLGCVPIANAGEFGGYYCPCHGSHYDASGRIRKGPAPANLEVPDYEFTSDNVVIVG, translated from the exons ATGTTGTCCGTGGCTGCCCGTGCCGGCCCCCTGGCTCCGTACCTGTCGGCCGCGGCGCACGCCGTGCCGGGCCCGCTGAAGCCGCTGGTGCCGGAGGTGGTGCTGCGGCCCGGGAAGCTGCCGCTGGACGCGAAGCGGTTGGTGCTGAGCCGGGAATCGCTGAGCGGCCGAGCGCCCCGCGGAGGCCTCGTCGCCACCGCCAGCATCAACG CTCCAGCTAGTGTTCGTTACCTTCACAATGATGTGTCAGTACCTGACTTCTCTGACTACCGTCGCCAAGAAGTGTTAGATAAAACAAAATCTTCTCAAGATAGCAGCGATGCTAGAAAAGGGTTTTCCTATCTTCTGACTGCATCAACATGCATAGCCACTGCATATGCTGCTAAGAATATTGTCACCCAGTTTGTTTCCAGCATGAGTGCTTCTGCTGATGTGTTAGCTTTGTCAAAAATTGAGATAAAGTTGTCTGATATTCCAGAAGGCAAGAGTGTGGCTTTCAAATGGAGAGGGAAACCCCTTTTTGTGCGTCACAGAACCCAGCAGGAGATTAATCAGGAAGCTGAAGTACCACTGACTGAACTAAGAGATCCACAGCATGATTTAGACAGAGTAAAAAAACCAGAATGGATTATACTGATAGGTGTCTGCACTCATCTTGGATGTGTACCCATTGCAAATGCTGGAGAATTCGGTGGTTATTACTGCCCTTGTCATGGGTCACACTATGATGCATCTGGCAGAATCCGAAAAGGTCCTGCTCCAGCCAACCTTGAGGTTCCAGATTATGAATTTACTTCTGATAACGTTGTTATTGTTGGTTAA